Sequence from the Elusimicrobiaceae bacterium genome:
TGCAAACGTTCGGCTCCTATATAAGAGGAACATTTTCCGCCGTAGCTATGGCCTGCAAAAATACGGGTATCTTCCGGTAGTTTAGACAGCAAAAGCAAACTTTTGCGCATTTGCCGCGCATCGGAAGAGGGCAAATCCACTCGTCCGCACGCTCCCGGAAAGAGGGTGTCTCCCGTGAAGATAGTGTCCCCTATTTGTATGCATACTCCGCCGGCAGTATGGCCCGGTGTGGGGATAATATGTACAGAAAATGGGCCGAGCTTTAACTGTTGCTCTCCACAGAAAGGTTGCAATAACTCTTCCGGTAGTCCACTTAGCAGCACATCGTTTTCTTCTATATAAGCCCGCAAATTGTGAGCACGCAAAAGCGATTGACAGTCTTTTACATGATCGAAATGCCCATGCGTAAAAAGAACTGCTTGCAGATGTAATTTTTTATCCTTCAACACCTGCTCAATAGCAGTCATATCCCAAGCCGGATCAATAAGCAATGCCTCTTGGTCTTGGCTGATTAAATAAGTGCAATTGGCCATAGGGCCCAGTTCTAAGACGTCAATTTCCATAATTATTTATTCTTAAAACGATATTCCGTTTCACCCGGTAAAGACATATTATATTGCACACGGGCCAAGTACTCCATATAAGCCGGATCTTGTTTTTCCAATAATTCCAGCTTGGCCTGTAATACTTCATATTCTTTGTCTAAACGGGCACTGTATTTTTGCAAACGTTTGTATTCCAGTTTGTTGTGCACGATGTCTCGTACGCTACTGCCTAAAAACCAAACAACAGCCGCCGTTGCTATTCCGGTCCAGAGTAGCAATTTACGGTTGCGGATTACCAAATCTTTAAGTTCGTTCATAATTGAAAGGCTTTTTGCCGTGCATAAACTGCTTTTTTACCCAATTCCTGTTCGATTTGTAATAGGCGATTATATTTGGCAGTTCTTTCGGATCGGCAAGGTGCTCCTGTTTTAATGGCACCGGCATTGGTGGCTACGGCCAAATCTGCGATAAACGTATCTTCTGTTTCGCCGGAACGATGCGAGATGATACAACTATATCCCGCCCGTTGTGCCATGGCAATGACGTCTATCGTTTCCGATACGGTGCCGATTTGATTTAATTTAATCAAAATAGCGTTGGCCGCTTTTTGTTCAATTCCCATTTGCAAGCGAGAAGGATTGGTTACAAATAAATCATCTCCGACCAGTCGGATTTTGGAGCCGAGGGTCTGCGTAATTTGTTGCCAACCGGCCCAATCGTCCTCTTGCAAGGGATCTTCGATAGAAATCAGCGGATATTTTTGGCACCAGCCGGCATACAACTTAGTTAGTTGCGTAGCGGTATAATTTTTCTTTTCAAAATAGTAATGACCTTTTTGATAAAATTCGCTGGCTGCACAATCCATGGCCAAAGACATGCGAGCGTGACCGGCTTGTTGGCACGCTTTCACCAGCGTTTTTAATACGTCCTCATGTCTAGCCATTTTGGGAGCAAAACCGCCCTCGTCTCCTACCGCAATTACTTGTCCGTCTTTTTTCAAAATCGCTTTGAGTGTGTGATAGGTTTCACTGGCGGCTTGTAACGCTTGGGAAAAAGTTTGTGCGTGCGCCGGCACAATCATAAATTCTTGGACGTCTAATCCGGAATCGGCGTGTTTGCCACCGTTAATAATGTTTAACATGGGCGTAGGCAATAAATACGTCTTGGATTTGATGCCGTAACAAGTCCGGATATGTTCGTACAAAGGTTTTTTAGCACTTTGCGCACCGGCGCGTAAGACGGCCATAGATACTGCCAACATCGCATTGGCACCCAAGTTGTTTTTATTTTCTGTGCCGTCTAAAGCTAACATGGTATCATCTATAAGTCTGATATCATCCGCTTCTAAACCAGTAATTTTTTTGGCAATTTTTTTGACGTTAGCAACGGCCTGCAAAACACCTTTTCCCAAATAGCGTTTATTACCGTCACGCAATTCTAAGGCTTCGTGGGAACCGGTGCTGGCACCGCTGGGCACCATCGCAGTAGCGCGGCTTGCGTCCGATAATAATACATCCACCGCCACGGTTGGAAAACCGCGTGAATCAAGCACTTCATAAGCAATTATCTTTTTAATGCTAGCCATATCTACTCCCCCGTAGTATAGTTAAATAATGCTTTCAATAATTTTTTTACCCTCTTTAATTAAGGTTACGGGCAATTTCGGATCCGGTGCTTCGGCATAAAGACGGATACGTCGTTCCGTACTAGACGGACGAATCGCCAGCCAACTGCCCCCTTTGAGGATAAATTTAAACCCGTCGGTAGAGTCAATACGCCATACCGAGGTTTTATTGATGTTGAGGGGAGGTTTGAGGTCCAACCGTTCCATGATGCGGTTGATTTCCGTTTCCGTTTTGGAAATACTCACTTTTTGCTCATACATGGGGCGATATTTCTTATAAAATTCTTTGCGCAGTTGTTTGAGCGTTTTCTTTTCTACGGCAATCATATCAATGGTAAGAAAACATGCTAACAGTCCGTCTTTGTCCGGAATATGATTGGCCATGGCAATGCCGCCGGATTCTTCCAATCCCATCATATACTGACCGGTACGCATAAGTTCAATAATATACTTAAAACCCACGGGGGTCTCGCGTAACATCAGTCCGTGCATTTTGGCTACTTGGTCAAACAGCGTAGAGGTAATTACGCTACGTACGACGCGGCCTTTAATCTTTTTATTTTTAACTAAATGGTGCAAAAGCATGGGGCCGATTTCATTGGGAGATACCCACTCTCCGTCCGAATCAATCAAGCCAAATTTATCGCAATCCGGGTTGCAGGCAATCCCGAGATGCATTTTTTTACTCAGCACTAATTTGCGCAAAGATTCCAAACTGACAGGTCCTGCATTGGGCGCTTTTCCGCCAAAGAGTACATCCGAATCCTCGTGAATGGCTTCTACGCTAACACCATATTTTTCCAAAACTTTGCGGAAATAATGTTGAGCGGTGCCAAAGAGCGGGTCAAGCGCGATTTTCAATTTTGCTTTTTTAAGTGCTTTGCCATCTAAGATTTTTTCCATGTGGGCCATGTATTCTTTTTTAAGGGTATTGGTAGGCACCACAGCTGTATTGAGATGGTCAAACTCTGTAGAAGAGGCTTTAAGCTGTTGGGAAGTAGAAGAGGGGGTGCGTTTTTCAATATCTTCTACGATTTCATTGTTGGCGATACCGCCATAGTAAGCTACCCATTTAACCCCACAAACATGATAATCCGCTTCACTACCGGTAATAATCAGTCCGCCCACGGCAGCTTCCTTTAATACGTTCCATTCTACGGCGGGGGTAGGAAGTGGCTCATCTGCCATTTTGACGCTAATAC
This genomic interval carries:
- a CDS encoding MBL fold metallo-hydrolase, producing MEIDVLELGPMANCTYLISQDQEALLIDPAWDMTAIEQVLKDKKLHLQAVLFTHGHFDHVKDCQSLLRAHNLRAYIEENDVLLSGLPEELLQPFCGEQQLKLGPFSVHIIPTPGHTAGGVCIQIGDTIFTGDTLFPGACGRVDLPSSDARQMRKSLLLLSKLPEDTRIFAGHSYGGKCSSYIGAERLHNPFMRSAIKDEKVIS
- the eno gene encoding phosphopyruvate hydratase is translated as MASIKKIIAYEVLDSRGFPTVAVDVLLSDASRATAMVPSGASTGSHEALELRDGNKRYLGKGVLQAVANVKKIAKKITGLEADDIRLIDDTMLALDGTENKNNLGANAMLAVSMAVLRAGAQSAKKPLYEHIRTCYGIKSKTYLLPTPMLNIINGGKHADSGLDVQEFMIVPAHAQTFSQALQAASETYHTLKAILKKDGQVIAVGDEGGFAPKMARHEDVLKTLVKACQQAGHARMSLAMDCAASEFYQKGHYYFEKKNYTATQLTKLYAGWCQKYPLISIEDPLQEDDWAGWQQITQTLGSKIRLVGDDLFVTNPSRLQMGIEQKAANAILIKLNQIGTVSETIDVIAMAQRAGYSCIISHRSGETEDTFIADLAVATNAGAIKTGAPCRSERTAKYNRLLQIEQELGKKAVYARQKAFQL
- a CDS encoding septum formation initiator family protein: MNELKDLVIRNRKLLLWTGIATAAVVWFLGSSVRDIVHNKLEYKRLQKYSARLDKEYEVLQAKLELLEKQDPAYMEYLARVQYNMSLPGETEYRFKNK